The following are encoded together in the Populus trichocarpa isolate Nisqually-1 chromosome 5, P.trichocarpa_v4.1, whole genome shotgun sequence genome:
- the LOC18098474 gene encoding DEAD-box ATP-dependent RNA helicase 3, chloroplastic: protein MKRSAPYLNTVCAYGGVSYIIQQNALSRGVDIVVGTPGRTIELLKGNSLKLGEVEYLVLDEADQMLSFGFEEDVEIIFGNLPSKHQSMFFSATLTSWVKKLARKYLDSLLQIDLVIH from the exons atgaaaaggtcTGCACCTTATTTGAATACTGTCTGTGCCTATGGAGGGGTTTCGTATATCATCCAGCAAAATGCTCTTTCTCGCGGGGTTGACATTGTAGTTGGAACTCCAGGTCGAACCATTGAACTATTGAAAGGTAACAGCCTCAAATTGGGAGAGGTTGAGTATTTGGTCCTTGATGAAGCTGATCAAATGCTTTCATTTGGATTTGAGGAGGATGTGGAAATTATTTTCGGAAATCTACCATCAAAGCACCAGAGCATGTTTTTCTCTGCAACTTTGACTTCCTGGGTTAAGAAATTGGCAAGGAAATATTTGGACAGTCTTTTGCAGATTGATCTG gttattcaCTGA
- the LOC18098465 gene encoding uncharacterized protein LOC18098465 has translation MTLVMNRNYSYSTIKHLGPTPLLRSGSSGTWNELLGGHSNATTSEHYSSSSVMMMEKRQLFLRSYQFCRKRTVTERIKGSFIRVKRVMWLKLRSVRKLRRLVWSRLRNAFCYRRRIRFLPLKL, from the coding sequence ATGACTCTAGTAATGAATCGCAACTACAGCTATAGTACTATTAAGCATCTGGGGCCAACTCCACTGTTGAGGAGCGGCAGCAGCGGTACTTGGAATGAGTTATTAGGAGGACATAGCAACGCTACTACTTCAGAGCATTACAGTAGCAGCTCGGTGATGATGATGGAGAAGAGACAGTTATTTCTTAGAAGCTACCAGTTCTGTAGGAAAAGAACCGTAACAGAAAGGATCAAGGGTTCTTTTATTAGAGTGAAGAGAGTGATGTGGCTCAAACTAAGATCTGTTCGTAAACTTAGAAGGTTGGTTTGGTCCAGACTCCGTAATGCATTCTGCTATCGCCGCAGAATTAGATTTCTCCCCCTTAAATTATAA
- the LOC18098466 gene encoding DEAD-box ATP-dependent RNA helicase 3, chloroplastic isoform X2, translating to MASTCTVIGVSSLFPSTTTNSCRRATTTTHSSPAIPYPSSSSAPFLSERPPHFNSLIAKTQLSFKHSLIINNSSSSFSPPSAIASPNSILSEEAFKGLDGFSDFEADVDAGGADVDYASSETEPSSNTSEDELDVSKLGLPHRLVQTLQNRGITHLFPIQRAVLIPALEGRDLIARAKTGTGKTLAFGIPIIKRLTEDAELRGSQRRTGRLPKVLVLAPTRELAKQVEKEIKESAPYLSSVCVYGGVSYVTQQSALSRGVDVVVGTPGRIIDLLKGNSLKLGEVEYLVLDEADQMLSFGFEEDVEVILENLPSKRQSMLFSATMPTWVKKLARKYLDNPLQIDLVGDQEEKLAEGIKLYALSATAASKRTILSDLVTVYAKGGKTIIFTQTKRDADEVSMALTNTIASEALHGDISQHQRERTLNGFRQGKFTVLVATDVASRGLDIPNVDLIIHYELPNDAETFVHRSGRTGRAGKEGTAILMFTSSQRRTVRSLERDAGCKFEFVSPPAIEEVLESSAEQVVATLSGVHPESVEFFTPTAQKLIEEQGTNALAAALAHLSGFSQPPSSRSLISHAQGWATLQLTRDPTYSRGFLSARSVTGFLSDVYPAAADEVGKIHVIADERGAVFDLPEEIAKELLNKQIPPGNTIAKITKLPALQDDGPPGDFYGRFSSRDRPARGGPRGQRGGFRSSRGRGSGRDSDDGGTYRRGGRSNSNENSWSQMSRSSGDDWLIGGRRSSRPPSRDRSFGGSCFNCGRSGHRASECPNKKDF from the exons atggcttctACTTGTACTGTAATTGgggtttcttctcttttcccttcTACTACTACTAATAGTTGTAGAAGAGCAACGACGACGACACATTCGTCACCAGCTATACCATATCCTTCTTCGTCGTCTGCTCCTTTTTTGTCTGAAAGGCCTCCTCATTTCAATTCTTTAATAGCCAAAACGCAACTTAGCTTTAAACACAGccttattattaataatagcagcagcagcttctCTCCTCCTAGTGCTATCGCTTCCCCAAATTCCATCCTCAGCGAAGAGGCCTTCAAGGGGCTAGATGGGTTTTCTGATTTCGAAGCTGATGTCGATGCCGGCGGTGCTGATGTCGATTACGCTTCTTCTGAAACTGAGCCAAGTAGCAATACTAGTGAGGACGAACTTGACGTTTCTAAATTGGGTTTGCCTCACCGCCTTGTCCAAACCCTCCAGAATCGAGGAATCACTCACCTTTTTCCCATTCAA AGAGCTGTTTTAATTCCGGCTCTGGAAGGTCGAGATCTCATTGCTCGTGCAAAGACTGGGACTGGCAAGACATTAGCCTTTGGCATTCCGATCATCAAACGCCTTACTGAAGATGCTGAGCTAAGAGGTTCGCAAAG GCGAACTGGTAGGCTTCCTAAAGTTTTGGTCCTAGCACCTACTCGGGAGCTAGCAAAGCAAgtagagaaagaaattaaagagtcTGCACCTTATTTGAGCAGTGTTTGTGTCTATGGAGGGGTTTCGTATGTCACACAACAAAGTGCTCTTTCTCGTGGAGTTGACGTTGTGGTTGGAACTCCTGGTCGAATCATTGACCTATTGAAAGGTAACAGCCTCAAATTGGGAGAGGTTGAATATTTGGTCCTTGACGAGGCTGATCAAATGCTTTCATTTGGATTTGAGGAGGATGTGGAAGTTATTTTAGAAAATCTACCATCAAAGCGACAGAGCATGCTTTTCTCTGCAACTATGCCTACCTGGGTTAAAAAATTGGCAAGGAAATATTTGGATAATCCTTTGCAAATTGACTTG GTTGGTGATCAAGAGGAAAAGCTGGCAGAAGGAATCAAACTTTATGCGCTATCAGCCACAGCAGCTTCGAAGCGTACCATTCTTAGTGATCTTGTAACG GTCTATGCAAAGGGTGGGAAGACTATTATCTTTACTCAGACCAAACGAGATGCTGATGAAGTCTCTATGGCGCTAACAAACACTATAGCTTCGGAGGCATTGCATGGAGATATATCTCAGCATCAGAGGGAGAGAACTTTGAATGGTTTTCGACAGGGAAAGTTCACTGTGCTTGTTGCCACTGACGTTGCATCTCGTGGGCTTGATATCCCAAACGTTGATTTG ATTATCCACTATGAACTTCCCAATGATGCAGAAACTTTTGTGCATCGCTCTGGTCGTACTGGACGTGCAGGGAAGGAAGGTACAGCCATTTTGATGTTCACTAGCAGTCAAAGGAGGACTGTCAGATCCCTTGAGCGTGATGCAGGGTGCAAGTTTGAGTTTGTTAGTCCACCAGCAATTGAAGAGGTTTTGGAGTCATCAGCTGAGCAAGTCGTTGCCACTCTAAGTGGAGTTCATCCTGAGTCTGTAGAGTTTTTCACCCCAACTGCCCAGAAATTGATTGAAGAACAAGGAACAAATGCTCTTGCTGCTGCACTAGCACATTTGAGTGGATTTTCTCAGCCTCCTTCATCTCGGTCTCTCATTAGCCATGCACAA GGATGGGCAACGTTACAGTTGACTCGGGATCCAACATATTCTAGAGGGTTTCTATCTGCTAGATCTGTTACTGGATTTCTTTCTGATGTTTATCCTGCAGCAGCTGATGAAGTTGGAAAAATACATGTTATTGCAGATGAAAGG GGAGCAGTTTTTGATCTTCCAGAGGAGATTGCAAAAGAATTGTTGAATAAGCAAATACCACCTGGAAACACTATTGCAAAGATCACCAAG TTGCCTGCATTGCAAGATGATGGTCCTCCAGGTGATTTTTATGGAAGGTTTTCTAGTAGGGATCGTCCTGCTAGAGGGGGTCCTAGGGGCCAGAGAGGTGGCTTTAGATCTTCCCGTGGTCGGGGAAGTGGTAGAGATTCTGATGATGGAGGAACGTACAGGCGTGGTGGTCGAAGTAACAGTAATGAGAATAGTTGGTCCCAGATGTCGAGAAGCAGTGGAGATGATTGGCTGATAGGTGGTAGAAGATCAAGCAGGCCACCATCTCGGGATAG AAGCTTTGGAGGCTCTTGTTTTAATTGTGGGCGGTCAGGGCACAGAGCATCAGAATGCCCTAACAAGAAAGATTTTTAG
- the LOC18098466 gene encoding DEAD-box ATP-dependent RNA helicase 3, chloroplastic isoform X1 — translation MASTCTVIGVSSLFPSTTTNSCRRATTTTHSSPAIPYPSSSSAPFLSERPPHFNSLIAKTQLSFKHSLIINNSSSSFSPPSAIASPNSILSEEAFKGLDGFSDFEADVDAGGADVDYASSETEPSSNTSEDELDVSKLGLPHRLVQTLQNRGITHLFPIQRAVLIPALEGRDLIARAKTGTGKTLAFGIPIIKRLTEDAELRGSQRRTGRLPKVLVLAPTRELAKQVEKEIKESAPYLSSVCVYGGVSYVTQQSALSRGVDVVVGTPGRIIDLLKGNSLKLGEVEYLVLDEADQMLSFGFEEDVEVILENLPSKRQSMLFSATMPTWVKKLARKYLDNPLQIDLVGDQEEKLAEGIKLYALSATAASKRTILSDLVTVYAKGGKTIIFTQTKRDADEVSMALTNTIASEALHGDISQHQRERTLNGFRQGKFTVLVATDVASRGLDIPNVDLIIHYELPNDAETFVHRSGRTGRAGKEGTAILMFTSSQRRTVRSLERDAGCKFEFVSPPAIEEVLESSAEQVVATLSGVHPESVEFFTPTAQKLIEEQGTNALAAALAHLSGFSQPPSSRSLISHAQGWATLQLTRDPTYSRGFLSARSVTGFLSDVYPAAADEVGKIHVIADERVQGAVFDLPEEIAKELLNKQIPPGNTIAKITKLPALQDDGPPGDFYGRFSSRDRPARGGPRGQRGGFRSSRGRGSGRDSDDGGTYRRGGRSNSNENSWSQMSRSSGDDWLIGGRRSSRPPSRDRSFGGSCFNCGRSGHRASECPNKKDF, via the exons atggcttctACTTGTACTGTAATTGgggtttcttctcttttcccttcTACTACTACTAATAGTTGTAGAAGAGCAACGACGACGACACATTCGTCACCAGCTATACCATATCCTTCTTCGTCGTCTGCTCCTTTTTTGTCTGAAAGGCCTCCTCATTTCAATTCTTTAATAGCCAAAACGCAACTTAGCTTTAAACACAGccttattattaataatagcagcagcagcttctCTCCTCCTAGTGCTATCGCTTCCCCAAATTCCATCCTCAGCGAAGAGGCCTTCAAGGGGCTAGATGGGTTTTCTGATTTCGAAGCTGATGTCGATGCCGGCGGTGCTGATGTCGATTACGCTTCTTCTGAAACTGAGCCAAGTAGCAATACTAGTGAGGACGAACTTGACGTTTCTAAATTGGGTTTGCCTCACCGCCTTGTCCAAACCCTCCAGAATCGAGGAATCACTCACCTTTTTCCCATTCAA AGAGCTGTTTTAATTCCGGCTCTGGAAGGTCGAGATCTCATTGCTCGTGCAAAGACTGGGACTGGCAAGACATTAGCCTTTGGCATTCCGATCATCAAACGCCTTACTGAAGATGCTGAGCTAAGAGGTTCGCAAAG GCGAACTGGTAGGCTTCCTAAAGTTTTGGTCCTAGCACCTACTCGGGAGCTAGCAAAGCAAgtagagaaagaaattaaagagtcTGCACCTTATTTGAGCAGTGTTTGTGTCTATGGAGGGGTTTCGTATGTCACACAACAAAGTGCTCTTTCTCGTGGAGTTGACGTTGTGGTTGGAACTCCTGGTCGAATCATTGACCTATTGAAAGGTAACAGCCTCAAATTGGGAGAGGTTGAATATTTGGTCCTTGACGAGGCTGATCAAATGCTTTCATTTGGATTTGAGGAGGATGTGGAAGTTATTTTAGAAAATCTACCATCAAAGCGACAGAGCATGCTTTTCTCTGCAACTATGCCTACCTGGGTTAAAAAATTGGCAAGGAAATATTTGGATAATCCTTTGCAAATTGACTTG GTTGGTGATCAAGAGGAAAAGCTGGCAGAAGGAATCAAACTTTATGCGCTATCAGCCACAGCAGCTTCGAAGCGTACCATTCTTAGTGATCTTGTAACG GTCTATGCAAAGGGTGGGAAGACTATTATCTTTACTCAGACCAAACGAGATGCTGATGAAGTCTCTATGGCGCTAACAAACACTATAGCTTCGGAGGCATTGCATGGAGATATATCTCAGCATCAGAGGGAGAGAACTTTGAATGGTTTTCGACAGGGAAAGTTCACTGTGCTTGTTGCCACTGACGTTGCATCTCGTGGGCTTGATATCCCAAACGTTGATTTG ATTATCCACTATGAACTTCCCAATGATGCAGAAACTTTTGTGCATCGCTCTGGTCGTACTGGACGTGCAGGGAAGGAAGGTACAGCCATTTTGATGTTCACTAGCAGTCAAAGGAGGACTGTCAGATCCCTTGAGCGTGATGCAGGGTGCAAGTTTGAGTTTGTTAGTCCACCAGCAATTGAAGAGGTTTTGGAGTCATCAGCTGAGCAAGTCGTTGCCACTCTAAGTGGAGTTCATCCTGAGTCTGTAGAGTTTTTCACCCCAACTGCCCAGAAATTGATTGAAGAACAAGGAACAAATGCTCTTGCTGCTGCACTAGCACATTTGAGTGGATTTTCTCAGCCTCCTTCATCTCGGTCTCTCATTAGCCATGCACAA GGATGGGCAACGTTACAGTTGACTCGGGATCCAACATATTCTAGAGGGTTTCTATCTGCTAGATCTGTTACTGGATTTCTTTCTGATGTTTATCCTGCAGCAGCTGATGAAGTTGGAAAAATACATGTTATTGCAGATGAAAGG GTTCAGGGAGCAGTTTTTGATCTTCCAGAGGAGATTGCAAAAGAATTGTTGAATAAGCAAATACCACCTGGAAACACTATTGCAAAGATCACCAAG TTGCCTGCATTGCAAGATGATGGTCCTCCAGGTGATTTTTATGGAAGGTTTTCTAGTAGGGATCGTCCTGCTAGAGGGGGTCCTAGGGGCCAGAGAGGTGGCTTTAGATCTTCCCGTGGTCGGGGAAGTGGTAGAGATTCTGATGATGGAGGAACGTACAGGCGTGGTGGTCGAAGTAACAGTAATGAGAATAGTTGGTCCCAGATGTCGAGAAGCAGTGGAGATGATTGGCTGATAGGTGGTAGAAGATCAAGCAGGCCACCATCTCGGGATAG AAGCTTTGGAGGCTCTTGTTTTAATTGTGGGCGGTCAGGGCACAGAGCATCAGAATGCCCTAACAAGAAAGATTTTTAG
- the LOC7479125 gene encoding uncharacterized protein LOC7479125, with protein sequence MAELLPIYFSIIAFFCALGAMALAIFHIYRHLLNYTEPTYQRYIVRIIFMVPVYALMSFLSLIFPESSIYFNSIREVYEAWVIYNFLSLCLAWVGGPGAVVLSLSGRAMKPSWCLMTCCFPPVPLDGRFIRRCKQGCLQFVILKPFLVAVTLILYAKGKYKDGNFSPNQSYLYLTIIYTISYTMALYALALFYVACKDLLQPFNPVPKFIIIKSVVFLTYWQGVLVFLAAKSGFIKDAEEAAQFQDFIICVEMLIAAVGHLYAFPYKEYAGANIAGSCDLTRSLAHALKLNDLYHDTVHQFAPTYHDYVLYNHTEGDEGTRKYRSRTFVPTGHEMDAVRKNKLVFGNKIDEIQLSSQSSSATSTPKNDTSVLNSAHSDAMKSSLLVDSSNSVSAPYDMSLIDMDFSNYPAKVAAANETSR encoded by the exons ATGGCTGAATTGCTGCCAATTTACTTTAGCATTATTGCTTTCTTTTGCGCCTTGGGAGCTATGGCTTTGGCTATTTTCCACATCTACAGGCACCTTCTGAATTACACTGAACCTACTTATCAGAGATACATTGTCCGCATCATCTTTATGGTCCCG GTTTATGCATTGATGTCCTTCTTGTCCCTAATTTTTCCAGAGAGTTCAATCTATTTCAATTCCATTCGTGAAGT TTATGAAGCTTGGGTCATTTATAACTTTCTGTCCTTATGCCTGGCTTGGGTTGGCGGCCCTGGAGCAGTTGTGCTAAGTTTAAGTGGGCGGGCTATGAAGCCATCATGGTGTCTGATGACTTGTTGCTTTCCTCCCGTTCCATTGGATGG GCGTTTTATCCGGAGGTGCAAGCAGGGCTGTTTGCAGTTTGTGATTCTGAAGCCTTTTTTAGTTGCTGTTACACTCATACTTTATGCAAAAGGAAAATACAAGGATGGGAATTTCAGTCCTAACCAATCGTATCTGTATCTCACCATTATATACACAATCTCGTATACAATGGCATTGTATGCTTTGGCATTGTTTTATGTGGCATGCAAAGATCTGCTTCAGCCTTTCAACCCAGTTCCGAAGTTTATCATCATCAAATCTGTTGTTTTCTTGACTTACTGGCAG ggAGTTCTGGTTTTTCTTGCTGCAAAGTCTGGATTTATAAAGGATGCAGAGGAAGCTGCTCagtttcaagattttattatatgtgTGGAGATGCTTATAGCTGCTGTTGGTCATCTTTATGCATTTCCATACAAAGAGTATGCTGGTGCGAATATTGCTGGGTCTTGTGATCTGACACGCAGTCTTGCACATGCCCTGAAGTTGAATGACTTATACCATGACACTGTTCACCAG TTTGCACCTACTTATCATGATTATGTGCTCTACAACCATACTGAGGGTGATGAGGGAACAAGAAAGTATCGCTCGCGAACCTTTGTGCCAACTGGCCACGAGATGGATGCTGTGAGGAAAAACAAACTCGTATTTGGAAACAAGATAGACGAGATTCAGCTATCCAGTCAGTCTTCCTCCGCCACAAGCACACCCAAAAATGATACCTCAGTGCTCAATTCTGCACATTCTGATGCAATGAAATCTTCCCTTCTTGTGGATTCTTCTAATTCTGTATCTGCACCATATGACATGTCACTTATTGACATGGACTTCTCCAATTACCCTGCAAAAGTTGCTGCTGCAAATGAAACTAGTAGGTGA